A stretch of the Chlamydia pecorum E58 genome encodes the following:
- a CDS encoding cysteine-rich outer membrane protein: MASSIDAPRNDVNPATGLNPAAPNTVDSISVKVDRIPDVVKVSMVNVMLNWVREKIVDPVRNSAFVKSRAVQITIMVLGVILVAGGLVLLLTLHSHIGNTAFLFIIPAVVGLIKLLITSFCLGESCSLEKWKVFRDWAGVLEDQFDNGLLDGSNQIFVDSNRDIRRPGSGGSGGVSASGALEQVANIVMN, translated from the coding sequence ATGGCATCCAGTATTGACGCCCCAAGAAATGACGTTAATCCAGCGACTGGATTAAACCCAGCAGCTCCTAATACAGTGGACAGTATCTCAGTAAAAGTAGACAGGATCCCAGATGTTGTAAAAGTATCTATGGTAAATGTGATGCTTAATTGGGTGCGGGAAAAGATCGTAGATCCAGTAAGAAACTCTGCGTTTGTAAAGTCCCGAGCTGTGCAAATTACAATTATGGTTTTGGGAGTCATCCTTGTCGCAGGAGGATTGGTTCTATTGTTGACTCTTCACAGCCATATTGGTAATACCGCGTTTCTCTTTATCATTCCTGCTGTAGTTGGTTTGATTAAATTATTAATTACCTCCTTCTGTTTGGGAGAGTCGTGCTCTTTAGAGAAGTGGAAAGTTTTTAGAGATTGGGCAGGGGTTTTAGAAGATCAGTTTGACAATGGGCTATTAGATGGATCTAATCAAATCTTTGTAGATTCAAATCGAGATATCAGACGTCCAGGAAGTGGAGGTAGTGGGGGTGTGTCTGCATCAGGAGCTTTGGAACAAGTAGCAAACATTGTTATGAATTAA